The Candidatus Neomarinimicrobiota bacterium genomic sequence CTTCAGGAACTGATCTGGAAAGTTCGTTATGATCAGGACTCTGTAAAACCCGGTGTAGAATTTATCCGTCGCCTGAAACAGGATACACTTCTGAAAAATATCCATCATGCCGCATCCCGGGAGCGTATTTTACAGAAAATCAACACACTGGTCCTGGAGCTGGAACGTTTTTTGATGGGTATTCACTATATCGGAGACATTCCCCGCCAGACAGAGGAATTGATACTCAGTTATGGTGAACGGTTCAGTTCCCTGATGCTTACGGAAATCCTCAAAGAAAGGGGCTTTGATACCGTAGAAAAAAGACCTGAAGAGCTGGGACTCATAACGGTTGGAAATTCGGGGAATACCGGGGTGGATTATGCCGCTTCCCGTGTATCAGAAATGATTACGTTTGATACCATCACGGTGGTCCCTGGTTTTTACGGGATTTCTCCTGAGGGGAAAGTGACCCTGTTGGGACGGGGAGGCAGTGATTATTCCGCTGCCGCTATCGCCCGCTGTATCCAGGCGGATTCCCTGGATATCTGGAAAGATGTAAACGGCTTTCTGAGTGGCGATCCCAAAATAGTCCAATCACCCCGGAACCTGGAACGGCTCACTTATACCGAAGCGGCGGAACTGGCGTATTTTGGTGCAAAAATTCTTCATCCCCGGACTGTGGAGCCCCTGGTTGAAACCGGTATTCCCATAAGAATCTTTGATATATCTGCTTTTGATCAGCATCAGGAACCCTGCACAATCATCAGCAACGAAAGCCGGATTCATGAGGATGTGATTAAAAGTGTCACCTTTTCTGATGACTTTGGGATTCTTCAGCTTGAAGGACCGGGTGTGGGTATGAAAGCCGGTATTCTGGCCATCGTAACCCGGGCGCTGGATAAAGCCGGGATCAATATCAAATCAGTGATCACAGCCCAGACCTCCATCAATATCCTTCTTTCTCTCCAGGATCTGGATACAGCCCGGAAAGTAACCGGTGATGTTCTACCGGGTGTCGTGAGTCATCTGAATATTCTGGATAATCTGTCCTTAATTGCTGTTGTGGGACAGGGAATCCTGGAAACGCCCGGTGTGGCAGCCCGGATATTTGGAGCCGTAAGCCGCAGGCATATCAATATCCGCATTATTTCTGTCGGTGCTTCTCCTGTAGCCGCTTACTTTATTGTCGATAAATCGGTCCGGGATGAGGCCGTAAAAACTATCCACAAAGAGTTTTTTTCCTGAACTATCTGATTTTCTGGATTTTATAAACTACTTTTCGTACCAAGGCACGGGGAATGATACGGGAAAATAAAATCGTCAGTTTATTTCTAAATCCTGGCACGACAACAGTTTTTCCCTTCTTAAATCCCTGATATGCCTTATGGGCAACTTCATCAGCGTTTTGGGCACCCATTTGGAAAATCAGGGAGGATTCCATACCGGACACCTCTCCAAACCGGGTTTTGGTCGGACCAGGGGCCAGACAGGTCACACCAATGCCATAGGCTTTCAATTCTTCATGTAAAGCTTCGGAAAAAGAGAGGACAAAGGCTTTGGTTGCATAATAAACTGCCATATTGGGGCCGGGCACATATGCGGCGATGGATGCTACATTCAAAATCCCACCGGATTTTTGAGCGATCATAGCCGGTGTGAGCAAGGCTGTGAGATGTACAAGGTTGTCCACGTTCAGGCTGATCATATTCAGAATACGGTTTATATCAGTCTCATGAAATTTTTCCAGAAGCCCGTATCCTGCATTGTTTACGAGGACATCAACGGTTATATTTTGATTATCCAACTGTTTTACAAGCATTGCCGGGGCATTTGGAAGAGATAAATCCATGGGGAAGAGATGAATTTTCCGTTGAGG encodes the following:
- a CDS encoding aspartate kinase is translated as LQELIWKVRYDQDSVKPGVEFIRRLKQDTLLKNIHHAASRERILQKINTLVLELERFLMGIHYIGDIPRQTEELILSYGERFSSLMLTEILKERGFDTVEKRPEELGLITVGNSGNTGVDYAASRVSEMITFDTITVVPGFYGISPEGKVTLLGRGGSDYSAAAIARCIQADSLDIWKDVNGFLSGDPKIVQSPRNLERLTYTEAAELAYFGAKILHPRTVEPLVETGIPIRIFDISAFDQHQEPCTIISNESRIHEDVIKSVTFSDDFGILQLEGPGVGMKAGILAIVTRALDKAGINIKSVITAQTSINILLSLQDLDTARKVTGDVLPGVVSHLNILDNLSLIAVVGQGILETPGVAARIFGAVSRRHINIRIISVGASPVAAYFIVDKSVRDEAVKTIHKEFFS
- a CDS encoding SDR family oxidoreductase; translated protein: MNHTSKHKGKSIKREKTVLITGASYGIGEVLAVEFIRDGYDLVLTARSEDKLTEVRAELLKKHPQRKIHLFPMDLSLPNAPAMLVKQLDNQNITVDVLVNNAGYGLLEKFHETDINRILNMISLNVDNLVHLTALLTPAMIAQKSGGILNVASIAAYVPGPNMAVYYATKAFVLSFSEALHEELKAYGIGVTCLAPGPTKTRFGEVSGMESSLIFQMGAQNADEVAHKAYQGFKKGKTVVVPGFRNKLTILFSRIIPRALVRKVVYKIQKIR